One region of Ardenticatenales bacterium genomic DNA includes:
- the recQ gene encoding DNA helicase RecQ, producing MNNANTITTPIFTIGYGQRSVDALLTDLRTHQIQYLIDIRSQPEAPHDTTYSQSALRQSLESQGIRYVFMGHTLGGACNGGDPNAGIENDYEQGIIRLQKAFQQQRRVALMCREGNPAHCRRAQVIGRTLDGLEIPVRHIDESGQIIEQKAVSAPPPMPDDPFGDEFESWLLTDYDNGTIFYEAPLAEMSGDPAAPFLPDDGLPPLPAFPHDPATLLRQIFGYDSFRPLQEDIITSVLDGQDALAIMPTGSGKSLCYQLPALLLPGLTVVVSPLISLMEDQVTQLRESGIPAVALNSSLDYSAYQWTVEQIRAGTVKLLYAAPETLLRPDVLLLLEQVRVDCLTIDEAHCISEWGHDFRPEYRQLISVRRRLPHAVCLAVTATATARVRHDIKTSLSIADANEFIASFDRENLFLAVEPKTNTVAQTLAFLQQHRDESGIIYCATRRQVDDLAAQLQSHGWDALPYHAGMDTATRQRNQRQFTRDDTPIIVATVAFGMGINKSNVRFILHVDLPKNLESYYQQIGRAGRDELRADCLLLYSYQDVNTINFFISQQAESQQRGARLRLEAMLGFIETNECRRRPLLAYFNETFAADGCEMCDNCTTAPEALVDITIPAQKFLSCVKRTGEIFGTNHIIDVLRGSRATRVLSQGHDRLSTYNIGGEFSKKEWQYLARQFIQQGLLVQDPTYGSLKLTAKAYAVFRGENVEGMMMETARRETTAALPHDAELFQRLRAHRKALADAANVAPYVIFSDRTLVEMAAYYPQSNQRFATLYGVGALKLEKYADSFLGIIRTYCAERGIEEKRRPAAPGSGGGNGRSRRQEVVEMWNEGSSLDDLAAHFQVKFSTLLDHLWKTARAGETLRPDSLLAYADVSAADQQRALAAFAAHGPDFLRPVYETLGETVPYEALHVLRLHHVLNNRGNG from the coding sequence ATGAACAACGCCAATACAATCACCACGCCCATATTCACCATCGGTTACGGCCAGCGCAGCGTGGACGCGCTCCTGACCGACCTGCGCACGCACCAGATTCAATATCTCATCGACATCCGCAGCCAACCAGAAGCACCGCACGATACTACTTATAGCCAATCGGCACTGCGTCAAAGCCTGGAAAGCCAGGGCATCCGCTACGTCTTTATGGGGCACACACTCGGCGGTGCTTGCAATGGGGGCGACCCAAATGCCGGCATAGAAAACGATTATGAACAGGGCATCATCCGTCTGCAAAAAGCGTTTCAGCAGCAACGGCGCGTGGCCTTGATGTGCCGTGAAGGAAACCCCGCGCACTGCCGCCGTGCCCAGGTCATTGGTCGCACGCTAGATGGTTTGGAGATTCCCGTGCGCCATATTGACGAATCCGGGCAGATTATCGAGCAGAAGGCGGTTTCCGCGCCGCCGCCCATGCCGGACGATCCGTTTGGGGATGAGTTCGAGAGTTGGCTGCTGACCGATTATGACAATGGGACTATTTTTTACGAGGCGCCGTTGGCGGAGATGTCCGGGGACCCGGCCGCGCCGTTTCTTCCGGATGATGGACTGCCACCGCTGCCGGCATTTCCCCACGACCCCGCCACCCTTTTGCGCCAGATATTCGGCTACGACAGTTTTCGCCCATTGCAGGAAGACATCATCACCAGCGTACTCGATGGACAAGATGCCCTGGCCATCATGCCCACCGGCAGCGGCAAATCCCTGTGTTATCAACTTCCGGCGCTGCTCCTGCCGGGGCTGACCGTGGTGGTGTCGCCGCTGATTTCCTTGATGGAGGACCAGGTGACGCAGTTGCGCGAGTCGGGAATCCCCGCCGTGGCCTTGAACAGCAGCCTGGACTACAGCGCGTATCAGTGGACGGTGGAGCAGATTCGTGCCGGCACAGTCAAACTCCTCTACGCCGCCCCCGAAACCCTGCTGCGCCCCGATGTTTTACTCCTACTGGAGCAGGTGCGCGTGGACTGCCTCACCATCGACGAAGCCCACTGCATCTCCGAATGGGGGCACGACTTCCGCCCCGAATACCGCCAGCTCATCAGCGTGCGTCGCCGCCTGCCGCACGCCGTTTGCCTGGCCGTCACCGCCACGGCCACCGCGCGCGTGCGCCACGACATCAAGACCAGCCTCTCCATTGCCGACGCGAACGAATTTATCGCCAGTTTTGACCGCGAAAATCTGTTCCTGGCGGTGGAGCCAAAGACAAATACCGTGGCGCAGACGCTGGCGTTCCTCCAACAGCACCGGGATGAATCGGGCATTATCTACTGCGCCACGCGGCGGCAGGTGGACGATCTCGCGGCGCAGTTGCAAAGTCATGGATGGGATGCGCTGCCGTATCATGCCGGCATGGACACCGCCACCCGCCAACGAAACCAACGCCAGTTCACCCGCGACGACACCCCCATCATCGTCGCCACCGTCGCCTTCGGCATGGGCATCAACAAATCCAACGTCCGCTTCATCTTGCACGTCGATCTACCCAAGAACCTGGAAAGCTACTACCAGCAAATTGGCCGCGCCGGGCGAGACGAATTGCGCGCCGACTGCCTCCTCCTCTACAGCTACCAGGACGTCAACACCATCAACTTTTTCATCAGCCAGCAGGCGGAATCGCAGCAGCGCGGCGCGCGACTACGCCTGGAAGCCATGCTCGGCTTCATCGAAACCAACGAATGCCGCCGCCGCCCCCTGCTCGCCTACTTCAACGAAACCTTCGCGGCAGACGGCTGCGAGATGTGCGACAACTGCACCACCGCGCCGGAAGCGTTAGTAGACATCACCATTCCCGCGCAAAAATTCCTCTCCTGCGTCAAGCGCACGGGCGAAATTTTCGGCACGAACCACATTATCGACGTGCTGCGTGGCTCCCGCGCCACCCGCGTCCTCTCCCAGGGGCACGACCGGCTCTCGACCTACAACATTGGCGGCGAATTCAGCAAGAAAGAGTGGCAGTACCTGGCGCGGCAGTTCATCCAACAAGGTTTGCTGGTACAGGATCCCACCTACGGCAGTCTGAAACTGACCGCCAAAGCGTACGCCGTCTTTCGTGGCGAAAATGTCGAGGGCATGATGATGGAGACCGCGCGACGAGAGACCACCGCCGCGTTGCCTCATGACGCGGAGCTTTTCCAGCGGCTGCGCGCGCATCGCAAAGCCCTGGCGGATGCAGCCAACGTTGCTCCTTACGTCATTTTCTCCGACCGCACCCTGGTGGAAATGGCCGCCTACTATCCGCAATCCAACCAACGGTTCGCCACCCTCTACGGGGTGGGCGCGCTCAAGCTCGAAAAGTACGCGGACAGCTTCCTGGGCATCATTCGGACCTACTGCGCCGAACGCGGCATCGAAGAAAAGCGCAGACCCGCCGCTCCCGGCTCCGGCGGCGGCAACGGGCGCAGCCGGCGGCAAGAAGTAGTAGAAATGTGGAACGAAGGCAGCTCCCTCGATGACCTGGCCGCCCATTTCCAGGTCAAATTTAGCACCTTGCTGGACCATCTGTGGAAGACGGCGCGCGCGGGCGAGACGCTGCGCCCGGACAGCCTGCTGGCCTACGCCGACGTCTCCGCCGCCGACCAACAGCGCGCCCTTGCGGCCTTCGCCGCGCATGGTCCCGACTTTCTCCGCCCCGTCTACGAAACCCTCGGCGAAACCGTCCCCTACGAGGCGCTGCACGTCTTGCGCCTGCACCACGTCCTCAACAACCGGGGTAACGGCTAA
- a CDS encoding plasmid pRiA4b ORF-3 family protein: MAAKKIYQFKITLRDIRPPIWRRFQVPTDINFYELHQIIQTVMGWYDAHLHQFDLGGFVITDAETLAEGWDDGANEKRAKLSAYLTHEGQKIRYEYDFGDDWQHDLLLEKILPAEPDVHYPRCLKGKRACPPEDCGGAWGYSDMLESLADPEHEEYEMYAEWIGEDFDPEEFDLDGINAGLERFRK, encoded by the coding sequence ATGGCCGCAAAGAAGATTTACCAATTCAAAATAACGCTCAGAGACATCCGTCCGCCAATCTGGCGCCGCTTTCAAGTACCCACCGACATCAACTTTTATGAACTGCACCAGATTATACAAACGGTTATGGGCTGGTATGACGCCCATCTGCATCAGTTTGACCTGGGCGGTTTCGTGATCACGGACGCGGAAACGCTGGCCGAAGGTTGGGACGATGGCGCAAATGAAAAAAGAGCAAAGTTGTCTGCTTATCTTACGCACGAGGGGCAGAAGATACGTTACGAATACGATTTCGGCGATGATTGGCAACACGACCTGCTGCTGGAGAAAATCCTGCCCGCCGAGCCGGACGTGCATTACCCGCGCTGCCTGAAAGGGAAGCGCGCCTGTCCGCCAGAGGATTGCGGCGGGGCCTGGGGGTACAGCGACATGCTCGAGTCCCTGGCGGACCCGGAGCATGAAGAGTACGAGATGTACGCGGAGTGGATAGGGGAGGATTTCGATCCGGAGGAGTTTGATCTGGACGGTATCAATGCCGGCCTGGAACGGTTCCGTAAGTAA